From a region of the Halomonas sp. HL-93 genome:
- a CDS encoding DUF1853 family protein yields the protein MQAIKPQQLEGVTSSRQGAILRDLAWLAVTPDVVELAPPFPHAGRPSLAELGLSDSLETWLDGLAIPDLARNGRQTSRMGHYHEQLWHWLLDRAPNTRLLARNVSITRQRITLGELDMLYRRCNHPAPVHLEVAIKFYLGLPEGPGEETSQSRWIGPGGLDSLALKCGHLQRHQLPLSTTLAGLGTLNHWLAPRDIGSSASLLASQLTQRLAMPGVLFYPWNASMPPPEGATATHRRGRWCHVGDWPAFAATLPVSFLVAWLEKPHWLAPPAFDTFTPASVSLRPLLAMAEYRPQQIMLYMPLEQRTERLFIVPDNWPRQIPLPPTGR from the coding sequence ATGCAAGCCATCAAACCGCAGCAGTTGGAAGGCGTGACCTCGTCACGGCAGGGGGCGATATTACGCGACCTGGCCTGGCTAGCGGTTACCCCTGATGTGGTCGAACTAGCGCCGCCTTTTCCACATGCGGGCCGCCCTAGCCTCGCTGAGCTAGGCCTAAGCGACTCGCTGGAGACTTGGCTAGATGGTTTGGCAATACCTGATCTGGCGCGAAATGGCCGCCAGACTAGCCGCATGGGGCACTATCACGAGCAGTTATGGCACTGGTTGCTGGATCGTGCGCCCAACACGCGCTTGCTCGCCCGTAACGTGAGCATTACCCGCCAACGGATCACCTTGGGCGAGCTGGATATGCTCTACCGCAGGTGCAATCACCCGGCACCGGTACATTTGGAAGTGGCGATCAAGTTTTATCTGGGATTGCCCGAAGGGCCGGGAGAGGAAACCAGCCAGAGCCGTTGGATCGGCCCAGGCGGGCTAGACAGTCTGGCGCTCAAATGCGGTCATTTACAGCGCCATCAGTTGCCGCTGTCGACGACGCTGGCTGGGCTGGGCACGCTCAATCACTGGTTAGCGCCGCGTGATATTGGGTCTTCCGCCAGCCTTCTGGCGTCACAGTTAACCCAGCGGCTGGCCATGCCGGGCGTGCTGTTTTATCCATGGAACGCCTCAATGCCGCCGCCAGAGGGAGCCACCGCTACGCACCGGCGTGGACGCTGGTGCCATGTTGGCGATTGGCCAGCCTTTGCCGCGACGCTGCCGGTGAGCTTTCTTGTGGCTTGGCTAGAAAAGCCACATTGGTTGGCGCCGCCGGCGTTTGATACCTTCACACCAGCCTCTGTTTCATTGAGGCCATTATTAGCGATGGCCGAGTATCGGCCGCAGCAAATAATGCTATATATGCCGCTGGAGCAACGTACCGAGCGGCTGTTTATCGTGCCCGATAATTGGCCGCGCCAGATACCTTTACCGCCGACGGGGCGTTAA
- the proB gene encoding glutamate 5-kinase, which translates to MASNESVLDRAALSRARRVVVKLGSALLTNDGRGLDEVAIGRWVDQVAALHQRGIEVVLVSSGAVAAGMVRLGWQARPSAVHELQAAAAVGQNGLTQCYEQHFARHDMLTAQILLTHDDLSNRKRYLNALSALRTLVEMRVVPVINENDTVVTDEIRFGDNDTLGALVANLLEADALLLLTDQEGLFDADPRHHPNAQLIGEARADDPRLAAVAGSGGSLGRGGMTTKVRAAQLAARSGAVTVIASGRQPDVITRVMAGEALGTLLRPEQAPIAARKRWLAGQLQVRGTLMLDPGAVKVLRDKGSSLLAVGVRTVQGSFKRGDMVACVDEQGITVAKGLVNYGSEEARQLAGQPSHQIEAILGYVEAHELIHRDNLVVV; encoded by the coding sequence GTGGCAAGCAACGAGTCGGTGCTGGACAGAGCGGCGTTGAGCAGGGCTCGGCGCGTCGTAGTTAAATTGGGTAGCGCATTGCTGACCAACGACGGCCGTGGCCTGGACGAAGTGGCCATCGGCCGCTGGGTCGATCAAGTTGCCGCGTTGCACCAGCGTGGCATTGAAGTGGTGTTGGTGTCATCAGGCGCCGTCGCGGCGGGGATGGTGCGTCTTGGCTGGCAGGCACGCCCCAGTGCCGTGCACGAGCTTCAAGCCGCCGCCGCCGTGGGCCAAAACGGCCTGACCCAGTGCTACGAGCAGCACTTTGCGCGCCACGACATGCTCACCGCGCAGATTTTGCTGACCCACGATGACCTCTCCAACCGCAAACGTTACCTGAATGCGCTTTCCGCCCTGCGCACCCTGGTCGAAATGAGGGTGGTGCCGGTGATCAATGAAAACGACACCGTGGTCACCGATGAGATTCGCTTTGGCGACAACGACACGCTGGGCGCGCTGGTCGCCAATTTGCTTGAAGCTGACGCGCTACTATTGCTGACCGACCAGGAAGGCTTGTTCGATGCCGACCCTCGCCACCACCCAAACGCGCAGCTGATTGGTGAGGCCCGGGCCGATGACCCGCGGTTGGCCGCCGTGGCCGGGAGCGGCGGCTCGCTCGGCCGGGGCGGCATGACCACCAAGGTACGCGCCGCTCAACTGGCTGCCCGTTCCGGTGCGGTAACGGTGATCGCCAGTGGCCGTCAGCCGGATGTCATTACGCGGGTGATGGCCGGCGAGGCGTTAGGAACGTTGTTACGCCCAGAGCAGGCTCCCATCGCCGCTCGTAAGCGCTGGCTGGCGGGGCAGCTCCAGGTGCGCGGCACATTGATGCTCGACCCAGGGGCGGTGAAAGTCCTGCGCGACAAGGGGTCGAGCCTGCTGGCCGTTGGCGTGCGAACCGTTCAGGGAAGCTTTAAGCGTGGCGATATGGTGGCGTGTGTCGACGAGCAGGGGATAACCGTGGCGAAAGGATTGGTCAACTATGGTTCCGAGGAAGCCCGTCAGCTAGCGGGGCAACCGAGCCATCAAATCGAAGCCATCCTCGGCTATGTAGAAGCCCACGAGCTGATTCACCGCGATAATCTAGTGGTGGTTTAA
- the cgtA gene encoding Obg family GTPase CgtA, protein MQFVDEASIIVEAGKGGNGCLSFRREKYVPKGGPDGGDGGHGGSVYLIGDDALNTLIDFKYQRFYKAENGQGGMGRQMSGKAGEDLHVKVPVGTTVIDEDTLEVIADVTDIGQVVLVAEGGRRGLGNIHFKSSTNRAPRRTTPGTEGDRRNLRFEMKVMADVGLLGMPNAGKSTLIRSVSAAKPKVANYPFTTLVPNLGVVKLGMHEHFVMADVPGLIEGASDGAGLGLRFLKHLTRTRLLFHVVDVAPFDESDPVEAAKAIVHELGQFSPALSERPRWLVLNKFDLLHEEEREERAQAIIQALNWEGPVFRISAISSDGTDKLVQAAYRWLTEQQRLEHEDEEAHAREQEMRRRMEEESVARTEARLGRRRKRDDEDDDDFDDDDYDVDVEYAP, encoded by the coding sequence ATGCAGTTCGTCGATGAAGCCTCGATCATTGTTGAGGCGGGAAAAGGCGGCAATGGCTGTCTCAGCTTTCGCCGCGAAAAATACGTGCCCAAAGGCGGCCCTGATGGTGGCGACGGCGGCCACGGCGGCAGCGTTTACCTGATTGGTGACGATGCGCTGAATACGCTCATCGACTTCAAGTACCAGCGTTTCTATAAAGCCGAAAACGGGCAGGGCGGCATGGGTCGCCAAATGAGTGGCAAAGCCGGGGAAGACCTGCATGTGAAAGTGCCGGTAGGTACCACGGTGATCGACGAGGATACCCTTGAAGTGATTGCCGATGTAACGGACATCGGTCAGGTTGTGCTGGTGGCCGAAGGTGGCCGCCGCGGGCTGGGTAATATTCATTTCAAGTCGTCCACCAACCGCGCGCCGCGGCGTACCACCCCGGGCACCGAAGGCGATCGTCGCAACCTGCGCTTTGAAATGAAAGTCATGGCAGACGTCGGGTTGCTGGGCATGCCCAACGCGGGCAAGTCGACGCTGATTCGCTCGGTATCGGCGGCCAAGCCCAAGGTGGCCAATTACCCCTTCACTACCCTGGTGCCCAACCTGGGCGTGGTCAAGCTGGGCATGCACGAGCACTTTGTGATGGCCGATGTGCCGGGGCTCATTGAAGGCGCCTCCGACGGCGCGGGCTTAGGGCTGCGTTTTTTGAAGCACCTGACCCGTACGCGGCTGCTATTTCATGTGGTTGATGTGGCGCCATTCGACGAGTCGGACCCGGTGGAGGCGGCGAAGGCGATTGTTCACGAGCTAGGTCAGTTTTCACCGGCGCTTTCCGAGCGCCCCCGTTGGCTGGTATTGAACAAGTTTGATCTTCTGCATGAAGAAGAGCGTGAAGAACGCGCTCAAGCGATTATTCAAGCGCTTAACTGGGAAGGCCCGGTGTTCCGTATTTCGGCGATCAGCAGCGACGGTACCGACAAGCTGGTGCAGGCGGCCTATCGTTGGCTCACCGAGCAGCAACGCCTGGAGCACGAAGACGAAGAAGCCCATGCCCGCGAGCAGGAAATGCGCCGGCGCATGGAGGAAGAGTCGGTCGCCCGTACCGAAGCGCGACTGGGCCGTCGCCGCAAGCGCGACGATGAGGATGACGACGACTTCGACGATGATGACTATGACGTTGACGTCGAGTATGCCCCTTGA
- the rpmA gene encoding 50S ribosomal protein L27, with the protein MAHKKAAGSTRNGRDSESKRLGVKLFGGQAASAGSIIVRQRGTRFHAGTGVGLGRDHTLFALNEGFVKFETKGPKNRKFVSIVSA; encoded by the coding sequence ATGGCACATAAAAAGGCAGCCGGCTCCACGCGTAACGGTCGCGATTCCGAGTCCAAACGCTTAGGTGTGAAACTCTTTGGCGGTCAGGCAGCGAGCGCAGGTAGCATCATCGTTCGTCAGCGCGGCACGCGTTTCCACGCCGGTACTGGCGTAGGCCTGGGTCGTGATCACACGCTCTTCGCGCTGAACGAAGGCTTTGTGAAGTTTGAGACCAAAGGTCCTAAAAACCGCAAGTTTGTTAGTATCGTTTCTGCCTAA
- the rplU gene encoding 50S ribosomal protein L21: MYAVIKSGGKQYRVQEGQTLKLEKIEVATGETIEFDEVLLVADGDDVNVGAPLIGGAKVSAEVVSHGRGDKVTIIKFRRRKHSMKRQGHRQWFTEVKITGISA, encoded by the coding sequence ATGTACGCAGTTATTAAAAGCGGTGGCAAGCAGTACCGCGTTCAGGAAGGCCAGACCCTCAAGCTTGAGAAGATCGAAGTCGCTACCGGCGAAACGATTGAGTTTGACGAAGTGCTGCTGGTGGCCGACGGTGACGACGTAAACGTTGGCGCACCGCTAATTGGCGGTGCGAAAGTGTCTGCCGAAGTGGTTTCCCATGGCCGTGGTGATAAAGTGACGATCATTAAATTCCGTCGCCGTAAGCACAGCATGAAGCGCCAGGGCCACCGCCAGTGGTTTACTGAAGTCAAAATTACTGGAATTTCCGCGTAA
- the ispB gene encoding octaprenyl diphosphate synthase, which yields MTANVSSAQSASSMPSPLHAVVAEDFEAVNRTIVAQLNSKVPLVETIGQYITESGGKRLRPLLALLAARSLGYTGDKHIPLATLIEFMHTSTLLHDDVVDESHMRRGKKTANDAWGNAPSVLVGDFLYARSFQMMVDVGSMRIMAILSGATCVIAEGEVQQLTNIGNPSISEDDYFETILGKTAMLFEAASHSGAVLAEAPHEQEQALRYYGRYLGLAFQLIDDLLDYQGDAEAMGKNVGDDLAEGKPTLPLIHAMEQGTPEQAKLIRQVIRQGGLEQLDAVLDIVRATGALDYTRARADEMADKALAQLDALPPSPYRDTMAELARLAVDRQT from the coding sequence ATGACCGCTAACGTCTCATCAGCCCAGTCTGCCAGCTCTATGCCTTCACCGCTGCACGCCGTGGTAGCGGAAGACTTCGAGGCCGTTAACCGGACCATTGTCGCCCAGCTCAACTCCAAAGTGCCGCTGGTCGAAACCATTGGTCAATACATCACCGAAAGCGGCGGCAAACGCCTGCGGCCGCTACTCGCGCTGCTGGCTGCGCGTTCGCTGGGTTACACCGGTGACAAGCATATCCCGCTGGCCACGCTGATCGAGTTTATGCATACCTCGACGCTGCTGCACGACGACGTGGTGGATGAATCGCATATGCGCCGGGGCAAGAAAACCGCCAACGATGCTTGGGGAAACGCGCCGTCGGTGCTGGTCGGCGACTTTCTCTACGCGCGCTCGTTTCAAATGATGGTCGACGTGGGCTCGATGCGCATCATGGCGATCCTGTCCGGCGCCACCTGTGTTATCGCCGAAGGCGAAGTGCAGCAGTTGACCAATATCGGCAACCCCAGCATTTCCGAAGACGACTACTTCGAGACGATTCTTGGCAAGACGGCCATGCTGTTCGAAGCCGCCTCCCACAGCGGCGCGGTGCTGGCCGAGGCTCCCCACGAACAGGAACAGGCGCTGCGATATTACGGCCGCTACCTGGGCCTGGCGTTCCAGTTGATTGACGATCTGCTGGATTACCAGGGCGACGCCGAGGCCATGGGCAAGAACGTTGGTGACGATCTGGCGGAAGGCAAGCCGACGCTACCGCTGATCCACGCCATGGAACAAGGCACGCCCGAGCAGGCCAAGCTGATTCGTCAGGTTATCCGACAGGGCGGCCTTGAGCAGTTGGACGCAGTATTGGACATTGTGCGCGCGACAGGTGCGCTGGACTACACCCGTGCGCGGGCCGACGAAATGGCCGATAAAGCGCTTGCCCAGCTTGACGCACTTCCCCCCAGCCCCTACCGAGATACAATGGCTGAGCTCGCTCGCCTGGCGGTCGACCGGCAAACATAA
- a CDS encoding tyrosine-type recombinase/integrase: protein MPKRKTNRRQDGIYERTDSPYYWASYIEASGKRVRRSTGIAKSVEGRREAEALLSKWRLEAHMERQWDEQPSRTFDELMLAYLEELEGMTRNTERHIWSLKNLYPRFTGRDLNQLTPGDIRQYIVDRRKAGASNGTINREIGLVSAALNHARKEWDWAVPNPCEKRRLREPEGRVRWITRREAGVLLEAARDPERPGYLADFIALALNTGCRRGELLGLEWSRVDLQARLIHLEAEHTKARRRRSVPLNEAARQAILSRLRFRMRYCADTPWVFCNQKGRRIADIKKTWATVCRKAGLDDFRVHDMRHTCAAWLVTSGVPLAEVRDLLGHSTIAMTERYAHLAPENVRSAVARLDEKQELETKRPRHGRGR, encoded by the coding sequence ATGCCGAAGCGCAAGACTAACCGTCGTCAAGACGGCATCTATGAACGCACGGACTCCCCGTACTACTGGGCGTCCTACATCGAGGCAAGCGGCAAGCGCGTTAGGCGCTCGACTGGCATCGCCAAATCCGTCGAAGGCAGGCGGGAAGCCGAAGCGCTGCTGAGCAAATGGCGCCTTGAAGCGCACATGGAAAGGCAGTGGGACGAACAGCCGTCAAGAACGTTCGACGAGTTGATGCTGGCGTACCTGGAGGAGCTGGAAGGGATGACGCGCAACACTGAGCGCCATATCTGGAGCCTGAAGAACCTGTATCCCAGGTTCACGGGCCGGGATCTGAACCAGCTTACGCCGGGGGACATCCGCCAGTACATAGTGGATCGCCGCAAGGCTGGGGCCAGCAACGGCACCATCAACCGAGAAATTGGGCTGGTGTCGGCTGCCCTTAACCATGCCCGCAAGGAATGGGATTGGGCTGTCCCCAACCCCTGCGAAAAACGGCGGCTCAGAGAGCCGGAAGGGCGTGTGAGGTGGATCACCCGTCGAGAGGCCGGCGTACTGCTGGAGGCCGCCCGAGATCCCGAGCGGCCAGGGTATCTGGCCGACTTCATCGCGCTGGCGCTCAATACGGGCTGTCGCCGCGGCGAGCTTCTTGGTCTGGAGTGGTCACGGGTGGATCTTCAGGCGAGATTGATCCACCTGGAAGCCGAGCATACCAAGGCCCGGCGTCGGCGCAGCGTGCCGCTGAATGAAGCCGCTCGGCAGGCGATCCTTTCCCGGCTCAGGTTCCGCATGCGGTACTGCGCCGACACCCCTTGGGTGTTCTGTAATCAGAAGGGCAGGCGGATCGCGGACATCAAGAAGACCTGGGCAACGGTGTGCCGAAAGGCGGGGCTCGACGACTTTCGGGTTCATGATATGCGGCACACCTGCGCCGCTTGGCTGGTGACCTCGGGCGTGCCGCTGGCCGAAGTGCGGGATCTACTCGGCCACAGCACCATCGCCATGACGGAGCGTTACGCACACCTGGCACCCGAGAACGTGCGTTCAGCGGTTGCCAGACTGGATGAAAAACAGGAGCTGGAAACAAAACGCCCCCGGCATGGCCGAGGGCGTTAA
- a CDS encoding siphovirus Gp157 family protein, producing MSNLYQLTNEFQQLAAMDADDDAAFAEALAETLQATGSQLEDKIEATVMVARQLDADAAACKDEARRLSERAARLERNAKACRERVQWAMQATGRDRVKRPLFTLSIQRNPPSVAISDETAVPDEFKREVTTIKVDRAALKTALKERAIPGAELVASTRLAIR from the coding sequence ATGAGCAACCTCTACCAACTTACCAACGAGTTCCAGCAACTGGCCGCGATGGATGCCGATGACGATGCCGCATTCGCGGAAGCATTGGCCGAGACCCTGCAGGCCACCGGCAGTCAGCTGGAAGACAAGATCGAAGCCACCGTCATGGTGGCGCGCCAGCTGGATGCTGACGCTGCCGCCTGCAAGGACGAAGCCCGGCGACTGAGTGAGCGAGCCGCCCGGCTCGAGCGCAACGCCAAGGCGTGCCGGGAGCGCGTTCAGTGGGCGATGCAGGCCACCGGGCGCGACAGAGTCAAACGTCCGCTGTTCACCCTGTCCATCCAGCGCAACCCGCCGTCCGTGGCGATCTCCGACGAAACGGCCGTGCCTGACGAGTTCAAGCGGGAGGTCACCACCATCAAGGTTGACCGTGCCGCACTGAAAACGGCCCTCAAGGAGCGCGCCATACCTGGTGCCGAGCTGGTCGCCAGCACACGGCTGGCCATTCGTTAA
- a CDS encoding DUF4417 domain-containing protein, which yields MPQSFSQPPDWSCKPGGWDTTGTREVFPSASRLGIPDLLPQTFTELPPSFRLLPYRSKRSLASRDLCHFYLDDYRFETTWNRPNAAVNHLRRYWAALTPDFSLYPQWPAVVNQWNTYRSRWLGRWWQSQGIRVIPTVNWADTASHSYCFDGIPPYQIVSIGVPDTRRSHVVERYRAGVDAMCERLRPRLVIVYGHSPVEIDAPTLEIEPDWHRLRGVSHRPQAGEKRSCSRSAQMNQALHYRQSS from the coding sequence ATGCCGCAATCCTTCAGCCAGCCGCCAGACTGGAGCTGCAAGCCTGGCGGCTGGGACACCACCGGTACCCGCGAGGTCTTCCCCAGCGCCTCGCGTCTCGGCATTCCCGATCTACTGCCGCAGACCTTCACCGAGCTACCCCCGTCGTTCAGACTGCTGCCTTATCGAAGCAAGCGAAGCCTGGCCAGCCGCGACCTCTGCCACTTCTACCTTGACGACTACCGCTTCGAAACGACCTGGAACCGCCCCAACGCTGCCGTGAATCACCTGCGCCGCTACTGGGCCGCGCTGACGCCGGACTTCAGCCTCTACCCCCAATGGCCCGCCGTGGTGAATCAGTGGAACACCTACCGGAGTCGCTGGTTGGGCCGCTGGTGGCAGAGCCAGGGAATACGTGTGATCCCCACCGTGAACTGGGCCGATACAGCCAGCCATTCCTACTGCTTTGACGGCATCCCACCCTACCAGATCGTCAGCATCGGCGTACCGGATACCCGCCGCTCGCATGTGGTGGAACGCTATCGCGCCGGTGTCGACGCCATGTGCGAGCGTCTGCGCCCAAGGCTGGTGATTGTCTACGGTCACTCGCCGGTGGAGATCGACGCACCGACGCTGGAGATCGAGCCTGATTGGCACCGACTGCGCGGCGTGAGCCACCGGCCGCAGGCGGGAGAGAAGCGAAGCTGCTCAAGAAGCGCCCAAATGAATCAGGCGCTGCACTATCGGCAGTCTTCGTGA
- a CDS encoding putative molybdenum carrier protein has protein sequence MTLNQIISGGQTGVDRGALDAALSAGFPCGGWCSPGREAGDGVIPDRYPLTKMPHGGYRQRMIQNILDSDGTLVLYFGELEGGTEATLIQCIKKRRPYRLVDASEIAANRAAEIAARFIERHGIETLNVAGPSEPKAPRGHDFAQAVIGKLLGLMDWHPSLD, from the coding sequence ATGACCCTGAACCAGATCATCTCCGGCGGCCAGACCGGCGTCGACCGCGGCGCCCTCGACGCCGCGCTCTCGGCGGGCTTCCCCTGCGGCGGCTGGTGTTCGCCGGGCCGCGAGGCGGGAGACGGCGTGATCCCCGATCGCTACCCGCTGACCAAGATGCCCCACGGCGGCTACCGCCAGCGCATGATCCAGAACATTCTCGACAGCGACGGCACGCTGGTTCTCTACTTCGGAGAGCTGGAAGGTGGCACCGAGGCGACTCTGATCCAGTGCATCAAGAAGCGCCGCCCTTACCGGCTGGTCGACGCTTCCGAGATCGCCGCGAATCGTGCAGCCGAGATCGCCGCTCGCTTCATCGAGCGGCATGGTATCGAGACGCTCAATGTGGCGGGCCCGAGTGAGCCCAAGGCGCCCAGAGGGCACGACTTTGCGCAAGCGGTCATCGGCAAGCTGCTGGGCCTGATGGACTGGCACCCATCACTGGATTGA
- a CDS encoding very short patch repair endonuclease has product MPDVVDPSTRSRMMRAIKDRNTHPEIALRKYLHAHGFRFRLHRKNLPGSPDLVLPRHHLVIFVHGCFWHRHVGCFYAATPGSRVSFWQNKFEANVRRDRIACEKLKQLGWRVLLVWECGFKHCSERLSDIPVLIHAVNQYQEWPPWPPRPRSA; this is encoded by the coding sequence ATGCCTGATGTTGTTGATCCTTCAACTCGCTCGCGCATGATGCGCGCGATAAAGGATCGTAACACTCACCCCGAAATTGCCCTTCGTAAGTACCTTCACGCCCACGGGTTTCGGTTTAGGCTTCACCGCAAGAATCTTCCGGGGTCGCCTGATCTTGTCCTGCCGCGCCATCACCTAGTCATCTTCGTGCACGGTTGCTTCTGGCACCGGCACGTGGGCTGCTTTTACGCTGCTACCCCCGGCAGCAGAGTGTCGTTCTGGCAGAATAAGTTTGAAGCCAATGTCCGACGTGACCGTATAGCATGCGAGAAATTGAAGCAGCTGGGTTGGCGCGTCCTCCTAGTCTGGGAATGTGGTTTCAAGCATTGCAGTGAGCGATTGTCAGATATCCCTGTCCTGATTCACGCTGTCAACCAGTATCAGGAGTGGCCACCTTGGCCGCCGAGACCTCGCTCTGCCTAG
- the dcm gene encoding DNA (cytosine-5-)-methyltransferase → MRASIIKAVIQRIEGNNLSLQEASAEIGITPASLTRHLSGEYVRSDSLAKYRLWLAGEVSTEKQSVKKQIDAFPSEELERRNEETYGPERIVPELLKQDTQHRVVDLFCGCGGMSLGFDRLHEGNIFNTVLAMDIEEPMTRVFNDNHPLEHEAELNIARKIDLTEFLSESEVLAFYLDHLYRTGHDPSLGEELKELDQGGIGRLRGKIKSLDEEFIERLIEIRNSDEYQNTYSLLKGNVLGQTSVIGFHQALRLPVSGKGLPRIGTILWHDDGKAPSEYHTCPDNDLYVARQKLMLRQWLKEVERLEERASGSGSGQLSSSARRIENFIQFLKSSPMLKVREAWIEWKALRDTLRINFFDRDDVKFKVKEVYNRGRQVSVVLGGPPCQGFSRIGRGKLRSLREQSVHVHEDDASGDSRNQLMHQYVMFVGALAPSVFLFENVRHFKSSVKLGGKQFDAADILAEAIENVSSRGIAYSVSSQIINASRHLVPQARERFFMAGVRKDTNTTYVNLNPAKWCLALPKYESVPLEAALEGLPEPLTVKEDIGHGTGTVPLREKHRVVGDTPFAKYNEWVSKPEDTLVDGHIARPARVDDRGFFEMLGPGKRWMDYRCDDSPTMQGLQKLVNKIYKLCEHNTDFLKELDIDINSLEELRQAVDGSLTLRLLLEGITPLPGEEKHHLITDTYLRKKEGQHGDWLARMDPARPSKTVVSHMAKDTYAYVHPTRPRTISVREAARIQSFPDDYKFGSVGLVDGFRVTGNAVPPLLGAQLAERVAQLLQYNAGQFSADPTVTKHHPPAAENV, encoded by the coding sequence ATGCGCGCATCCATCATTAAAGCCGTTATTCAAAGAATTGAAGGTAATAATCTTAGCCTTCAAGAAGCTTCGGCTGAGATTGGCATTACACCAGCATCACTTACTCGCCACTTGAGTGGAGAATATGTAAGAAGCGACTCACTTGCAAAGTACAGGCTTTGGCTTGCTGGAGAAGTCTCAACCGAGAAGCAGAGCGTCAAAAAACAAATTGATGCCTTCCCCTCAGAAGAACTTGAGCGGAGGAATGAAGAGACATATGGACCGGAAAGAATCGTGCCTGAGCTTCTTAAGCAGGACACACAGCACCGAGTTGTCGATCTCTTCTGTGGTTGTGGAGGAATGTCGCTAGGTTTCGACAGGCTTCACGAGGGAAATATCTTCAATACTGTCTTGGCAATGGATATTGAAGAACCCATGACACGCGTCTTCAATGATAACCATCCATTAGAACACGAGGCAGAGTTAAATATAGCAAGAAAAATCGACTTGACTGAATTTCTATCCGAATCAGAAGTTCTTGCATTTTATTTAGACCACCTTTATAGAACAGGCCACGATCCATCTCTAGGCGAAGAGCTAAAAGAACTTGACCAAGGTGGCATTGGCAGGTTACGGGGAAAAATAAAGAGCCTTGACGAAGAGTTCATTGAACGCTTAATTGAAATACGAAATAGCGACGAGTATCAAAACACATATTCTTTGTTAAAAGGTAATGTGCTTGGCCAAACTTCTGTCATAGGTTTTCACCAGGCCTTACGGCTCCCCGTTTCAGGAAAAGGGCTTCCTCGAATTGGAACGATCCTTTGGCATGATGACGGTAAAGCACCTAGTGAATACCACACTTGCCCTGATAATGATCTTTATGTGGCGCGTCAAAAACTGATGTTGCGTCAATGGCTAAAGGAAGTTGAACGGCTCGAAGAGAGGGCTTCTGGCTCGGGAAGTGGCCAGCTCTCATCATCAGCTCGTCGCATTGAAAACTTTATTCAGTTCTTGAAGTCGAGCCCTATGTTAAAAGTTCGGGAAGCGTGGATTGAATGGAAAGCATTACGCGACACTTTGCGTATAAACTTCTTTGACCGAGACGACGTAAAGTTTAAGGTCAAAGAAGTTTACAACCGGGGACGACAAGTATCGGTTGTGCTTGGTGGCCCACCCTGTCAAGGATTTAGCCGAATAGGAAGAGGAAAGCTCCGCAGTTTGCGCGAGCAAAGTGTCCATGTTCATGAAGATGACGCTTCCGGAGATAGCCGAAATCAGCTTATGCACCAATATGTAATGTTTGTTGGTGCCTTAGCCCCGAGCGTGTTTCTTTTCGAAAATGTCAGGCACTTCAAAAGCTCCGTGAAACTAGGAGGAAAACAGTTTGATGCTGCTGATATCCTAGCCGAAGCCATAGAGAACGTTTCATCTCGCGGAATTGCTTATTCGGTTAGTAGCCAGATAATAAATGCTTCACGGCACTTGGTACCTCAAGCGCGAGAGCGTTTTTTCATGGCGGGGGTTCGCAAAGATACCAACACCACATATGTAAACTTAAACCCTGCTAAATGGTGCCTCGCGCTACCAAAATATGAAAGCGTACCTTTGGAAGCAGCTTTGGAAGGGTTGCCTGAACCTCTAACGGTAAAGGAAGACATAGGCCATGGAACAGGGACAGTCCCTTTGAGAGAAAAGCACCGGGTAGTCGGTGACACTCCGTTTGCCAAATACAATGAGTGGGTATCTAAACCAGAAGATACTTTGGTCGACGGACATATTGCAAGACCGGCCAGAGTAGATGATCGTGGTTTCTTCGAAATGCTTGGCCCAGGCAAAAGGTGGATGGACTATAGGTGTGACGACTCTCCTACAATGCAGGGGCTACAAAAGCTTGTGAACAAAATCTACAAGCTGTGTGAACACAACACAGATTTCCTTAAAGAATTGGATATTGATATCAATAGCCTTGAAGAGCTTCGTCAAGCTGTAGATGGATCTTTGACACTACGACTGTTATTAGAAGGGATAACGCCATTGCCGGGTGAAGAAAAGCACCACTTGATTACAGATACATACCTAAGAAAGAAAGAAGGTCAGCATGGTGATTGGCTTGCACGAATGGATCCTGCTCGGCCATCCAAAACGGTTGTCAGCCATATGGCCAAAGACACTTATGCATACGTGCACCCTACCAGACCACGCACAATATCTGTTCGAGAAGCAGCGCGAATACAGAGCTTTCCAGATGATTATAAATTTGGCTCTGTAGGACTTGTGGATGGTTTCCGTGTAACGGGGAACGCAGTCCCACCTTTGTTAGGGGCTCAACTCGCCGAGCGAGTAGCTCAGCTTTTACAATATAACGCAGGTCAATTTTCCGCAGACCCCACAGTAACAAAGCATCATCCGCCTGCTGCTGAAAATGTCTAA